The nucleotide sequence CACCGTGCTGCTATACGGCAACCATGCAGGCACCGTTCATGGACATGCAGCTCTCACGTCAGCAGTGTGTCgtcgactgcggcggcgttggagggcggcgacgccgccaaTTCACCCATCTACGTGCAGCGTCGCGTGGTGTTGCGTGATGGATGGCGCGACGTCTCCAAAGCCGATGGCGCCGTGTGGGAGTCGCCTTTCAGAGGTGTGAAGGCCTCCGTGGTGAGTCCAGAGGGAATTGTGGGCGGGGCTTCGTCACTTACGAAgctctcctctgcgctgtcgctgccggcgACATCCGCCTTCACTTCGGCGGCGCGGTACATGTGCCACGTATCcactgcgctgtggcaggaggcgctgcaccatcGCAACTCGCTGTGGCTCGATTTGTTGACGGACCGCCATCCGACTACAAACAAGAAGATGGGCATGTCTAACTCGTGGGGTGTTCCGACGGAAGTCGGGATGAGCCAAAAGGTCGTGATATGGCTAAACTACGCGTACACTGCCTTCCCAGACGTGCCGTACTTGATGAAGGGCGATGACGACATGTACCTGAAGGTACCGCAGTACCTCAGCGACCTACGCTACACGCAACAGGGTGAGTGGGGGAGACCGCGTAGCTTGATGGCGACCATTCCGCACGGCGACGTTATACCGGCGACGCTGGGCATCGATGGCACGATGGATTGCCTGTATCGAGTGTGGCGGCTGCACTACGGTGACATCATATATGGCAACGGGGTGGGCTACATTCTGGACCGACGCCTCGTACAAGCTGCGCTGAACCCATTTGATAGCAGCAATGCTCTTCTGCTCAAGCTGTTGACCGAGCCGTACAATTCCAGCCTGCACAACGAATACCTCAGCTTGATCATGCAGTATGAAGATGTGCTTGTGGGGAAACAGGTGAAAGATCACCTCGGGGCTGTGAGGCAGTTGTGCCcggggcggcgcgtgtgctACATGGCGGACAGGAGGTCCCGGGCACACCAGATTCTGCGACCAGTAGCTTCCAGACTCACATGGAACTCGGTGATGACGCACTTTGGAATGCCAGCGATACCCTACTATGTCCACTACTTCCACAAGAACGAGCTCaaggtggcagaggaggctaAGCGCCTGATTGAGCGGGGGTTCGACGTGAATGCAATTGAGG is from Leishmania braziliensis MHOM/BR/75/M2904 complete genome, chromosome 7 and encodes:
- a CDS encoding phosphoglycan beta 1,3 galactosyltransferase 1, whose amino-acid sequence is MCHVSTALWQEALHHRNSLWLDLLTDRHPTTNKKMGMSNSWGVPTEVGMSQKVVIWLNYAYTAFPDVPYLMKGDDDMYLKVPQYLSDLRYTQQGEWGRPRSLMATIPHGDVIPATLGIDGTMDCLYRVWRLHYGDIIYGNGVGYILDRRLVQAALNPFDSSNALLLKLLTEPYNSSLHNEYLSLIMQYEDVLVGKQVKDHLGAVRQLCPGRRVCYMADRRSRAHQILRPVASRLTWNSVMTHFGMPAIPYYVHYFHKNELKVAEEAKRLIERGFDVNAIEANATKCMEDWVTSQVPKTLVGLGSVLDLSWVRGKPRTTYVVAEEDDVAVYDVRYKRAKAHIAKCIWVSG